The Paenibacillus beijingensis nucleotide sequence CTCGATTCATACTTATCCCGAGAAAGGCTTTGCCGCTCTGGACTGCTATACCTGTGGTGAAACTGTGGATCCGCAGCTGGCGATCGATTACATGCTTGCTGTACTGAAACCGGAAACGGCGTATGCGAAGAAACTTGTGCGGGGCATGGGTGAACTTCAAGTAGTTGAACCGCAATTGAAACAAATCGAGCTGGTTTAATACCGGCACCCGCTATTTGTAACGAAATAACCATGGGGATCCATGGTTATTTCTTTTTGTACCGGAATAGAAAGCGCCATTAAAGGTTAAAAATAGAAAACATGCGTCAAACAAGTTTCATAAATTCATCACGGAACAGATCGTCCAAACATGATATAATAATGAAGAATTCTTAAAGAGGCAGGTGATGAACGCATGCACATTATTGTTGTCGGTTTGAACTATCGAACGGCGCCCGTCGAAGTCCGGGAACGGTTCACGTTTGTGGAACGGGATTTGCCCGAGGCACTCAGTCAGCTGAAGCAAACCAAAAGCATATTGGAATGCGCCATCGTTGCAACCTGCAACCGTACGGAACTGTACGCGGTCGTAGACCGTCATCACCT carries:
- the speD gene encoding adenosylmethionine decarboxylase, with translation MEYSTFGRHVAVDTWGVDFELLNNADFLEAHMVEAAEACGASVLSVQAKQFEPQGATVLVLLSESHLSIHTYPEKGFAALDCYTCGETVDPQLAIDYMLAVLKPETAYAKKLVRGMGELQVVEPQLKQIELV